The following are encoded together in the Coleofasciculus sp. FACHB-T130 genome:
- a CDS encoding ABC transporter permease → MSRSKALQSYIFVRLLLAPLMLWIIITLVFLLLRATPGDPVDAVLGGRAPESVKEQYRQQLGLSDPLPLQYIRYLGSLLSLNLGTSLTSQGQDVWGEIQKYFPATVELAVFSMAIAFLVGVGVGILSATRPGTALDASGRLFGIITYSLPIFWVGMILQLIFSVQLGWFPLGSRFPLTTAPPPLITGLYTIDSLLSGNFEHFFTALHYLALPSLTLGILLSGIFERIVRVNLKQTLKADYVEAARARGIPESRILFAHALKNAMIPVITVLGLTLAALLGGAVLTEVTFSWPGLGNRLYEAISLRDYPTVQGIMVFFASIVVVASILIDIINAYIDPRIRY, encoded by the coding sequence ATGTCACGCTCCAAAGCCCTACAGTCTTACATTTTCGTCCGCCTTCTCCTAGCACCCTTGATGCTATGGATCATCATCACCCTAGTGTTTTTGCTCCTCCGTGCCACCCCAGGCGACCCGGTGGATGCAGTTTTAGGCGGTCGCGCCCCAGAAAGCGTCAAAGAGCAATATCGTCAACAGTTGGGGCTATCAGATCCCTTGCCGTTGCAATATATTCGCTATCTGGGTTCTTTACTCAGTTTGAACTTGGGGACTTCGCTGACCAGTCAGGGTCAAGATGTTTGGGGTGAGATTCAGAAATACTTTCCCGCGACAGTAGAATTGGCAGTATTTAGTATGGCGATCGCTTTCCTAGTCGGCGTTGGCGTTGGCATCCTTTCCGCCACCCGCCCTGGCACGGCTTTAGACGCGAGCGGTCGTTTGTTTGGCATCATCACCTACTCGCTCCCGATATTCTGGGTAGGGATGATTCTACAGTTGATTTTCTCGGTTCAGCTAGGCTGGTTCCCGTTAGGATCGCGCTTTCCCCTAACTACAGCACCCCCGCCACTCATCACGGGTCTTTATACGATTGATAGTCTCCTGAGCGGTAACTTTGAGCATTTTTTCACCGCATTGCATTATCTCGCCCTCCCCAGCTTGACCCTCGGAATCCTCCTTAGCGGGATTTTCGAGCGGATTGTCAGGGTGAACTTGAAGCAAACCCTTAAGGCGGATTATGTAGAAGCTGCTAGAGCCAGAGGCATTCCAGAATCGCGGATTCTCTTTGCCCACGCCCTAAAAAATGCCATGATTCCAGTGATTACCGTCCTGGGGCTGACTTTAGCCGCATTGCTTGGCGGCGCAGTTTTAACAGAAGTTACCTTCTCTTGGCCTGGTTTAGGAAATCGACTTTATGAAGCAATTTCTTTACGAGATTACCCTACCGTGCAGGGAATCATGGTATTTTTTGCGTCGATTGTTGTAGTTGCTAGCATTTTGATTGATATTATCAATGCTTACATCGACCCTCGAATTCGGTACTAA
- a CDS encoding ABC transporter substrate-binding protein yields MKWGRLSIHRWRFIGQFFCLFCLCCFLAISCGKRPASDSATSPSPGGANSGRITIGTTQKPRTMDPADNYELAAVYLLYNLSDRLYTYELGSTQLKPQLATAMPKVSPDGLTYTIPVRQGVVFHDGTPFNAKAMEFSLQRFIENKGKPSFLLGDAVDSVKATGDYELTIKLKKQFAAFPALLAFSGAAAVSPKAYEIGAGKFKPNTFVGTGPYKLAQFSSESQRLDVFDQYWGEKPVNKGIDVQVLSNSANLFNAFRTGGVDVAYLSLDPDQIASLKDGATKGSWQAIESQGSAASFLVLNTKSKPLDNPVVRGAIASIVNRPLVNERSLKNQAEPLYSMVPTTFDVYKPVFKDQYGDGNTEKAKQLLQQAGYSPTNPLKLQIWYPSTSPTRRLAASTLKAVADQELGGTLQFEVNTVDSATFFKSVSQGLYQTVLLDWYPDFLDPDNYVQPFLECPKGSVANGCEDGASQNQGSFYYSDRMNQLIAQERKEQNPEARKKIFADIQDLLAKDVPYVPLWQSKDFAFTQKGVSGLRINPTQDFAFWTIKK; encoded by the coding sequence ATGAAGTGGGGACGCCTGTCTATTCATCGGTGGCGGTTCATCGGACAATTCTTTTGTCTGTTTTGTCTTTGTTGTTTTCTCGCGATCAGCTGTGGGAAGCGACCGGCGTCTGATTCAGCGACTTCTCCCAGTCCTGGTGGTGCCAATTCGGGTCGGATTACCATCGGTACCACCCAGAAGCCACGGACGATGGACCCGGCAGATAATTACGAGCTAGCAGCCGTCTACTTGCTCTATAACCTGAGCGATCGCCTGTATACCTACGAATTGGGAAGCACCCAACTCAAGCCGCAACTGGCGACGGCAATGCCGAAAGTGAGTCCAGACGGGTTAACTTACACCATTCCTGTGCGTCAGGGCGTCGTCTTCCATGATGGCACTCCTTTTAACGCCAAAGCGATGGAATTTTCCCTGCAACGCTTTATCGAAAATAAAGGAAAGCCGTCATTTCTTCTCGGCGATGCGGTGGACTCAGTGAAGGCAACTGGCGACTATGAGTTAACGATTAAGCTGAAAAAGCAGTTTGCTGCTTTTCCCGCCCTGCTGGCATTTTCCGGTGCCGCTGCGGTTTCACCGAAAGCTTATGAAATTGGCGCTGGAAAGTTCAAGCCAAACACATTTGTGGGTACTGGCCCTTACAAGTTGGCTCAGTTTAGCAGTGAGTCGCAGCGATTGGATGTTTTTGACCAATACTGGGGCGAGAAACCAGTAAATAAAGGAATTGACGTGCAAGTGCTGAGTAATTCAGCCAACTTGTTTAACGCATTTCGCACGGGAGGCGTGGATGTCGCCTACCTATCCCTCGATCCCGACCAGATTGCCAGCTTGAAAGATGGGGCGACCAAAGGGAGCTGGCAAGCGATCGAGTCTCAGGGGAGTGCTGCTAGCTTTCTGGTGCTGAACACCAAGAGTAAGCCGCTAGATAACCCAGTCGTGCGCGGTGCGATCGCATCCATCGTCAACCGACCTTTGGTGAATGAGCGATCGCTCAAAAATCAAGCCGAACCTCTCTACAGCATGGTGCCCACTACCTTTGATGTCTACAAGCCAGTATTTAAAGACCAATACGGGGACGGCAATACCGAAAAAGCAAAACAACTGTTGCAGCAAGCGGGATACTCTCCTACCAATCCCTTGAAGCTGCAAATTTGGTATCCCTCGACTTCACCGACTCGCCGACTCGCTGCCAGTACCCTCAAAGCAGTGGCAGATCAAGAACTGGGAGGAACGCTGCAATTTGAAGTCAATACTGTAGACTCCGCCACCTTCTTTAAAAGCGTCTCCCAAGGTCTTTATCAGACCGTCTTGCTGGATTGGTATCCAGACTTTCTCGACCCTGACAACTATGTTCAGCCATTTCTGGAGTGTCCGAAAGGATCGGTGGCAAACGGCTGTGAAGACGGCGCAAGCCAGAATCAGGGTTCCTTTTATTACAGCGATCGCATGAACCAGCTGATTGCCCAAGAACGAAAAGAGCAAAACCCCGAAGCCCGCAAGAAGATTTTTGCGGATATTCAAGACCTACTGGCGAAAGACGTACCTTACGTTCCACTCTGGCAAAGTAAAGACTTCGCCTTTACCCAAAAAGGTGTCAGCGGTCTCCGCATCAACCCCACCCAGGATTTCGCCTTCTGGACAATTAAAAAGTAG